In one Thermococcus sp. 2319x1 genomic region, the following are encoded:
- a CDS encoding glycosyltransferase family 2 protein yields MLKEKRISVVIPAYNEAKRIGKVLSRIPEFVDEVIVVDDGSRDNTSEVAKSYGAKVIRLDENQGKGAAMKEGVEHVSGDIVVFMDADGQHNPEEIEKLLDPILKGEADFVIGSRLIKAQGKRPLIRKISNFLSTGLIKLKLGIDVKDTQSGFRAIKREFLPEIESKRYEVETEILIKAVKKGARVKEVPVERIYGVETGHFRFEDVLRFIRSLIRY; encoded by the coding sequence ATGTTAAAGGAGAAAAGGATTAGCGTTGTTATTCCCGCTTACAACGAGGCAAAGAGAATTGGAAAGGTTCTCTCAAGGATTCCAGAGTTTGTTGACGAGGTTATCGTTGTGGACGATGGGAGCAGAGACAACACTTCTGAAGTTGCAAAAAGCTATGGGGCAAAGGTAATCCGGCTTGATGAAAACCAGGGCAAAGGAGCTGCAATGAAAGAAGGGGTCGAGCATGTAAGTGGTGATATTGTGGTTTTTATGGATGCAGATGGCCAGCACAACCCAGAGGAAATTGAGAAGCTCCTCGATCCAATTTTGAAAGGCGAGGCGGACTTTGTTATAGGCTCCCGGCTGATAAAGGCACAAGGAAAAAGACCGCTTATAAGAAAGATAAGCAACTTTCTGAGCACTGGCTTAATAAAGCTCAAGCTGGGTATTGACGTTAAGGACACCCAGAGCGGATTTAGAGCCATAAAGAGGGAATTCCTGCCGGAAATAGAGAGCAAAAGGTATGAAGTCGAAACTGAGATTTTAATAAAAGCCGTGAAAAAGGGAGCGAGAGTTAAGGAGGTTCCGGTGGAGAGAATCTATGGGGTTGAAACGGGCCATTTCAGGTTTGAAGACGTTTTGAGGTTTATTCGCTCCCTTATCAGGTACTGA
- a CDS encoding peptidase M54 codes for MELVGFVHVGNTFNEKAITGAYRRVNNYFRSKNLPIRLVYLGKLELGPGYLVNIHTDGGSIKGYPLEGITELLHAKLIHAQEELFEKKKARAEKNNGSEEEVTMNKIFGIVNFPIVSRNPYLDFYEKFLGIQQDFHELKVMVLSIKPFESENKKLFEDRLFKGILHEIGHAFGLNHCQEDCVMNPPKVIAEWDLRREDFCEKCFLELKGNVKGEKD; via the coding sequence ATGGAGCTTGTTGGATTCGTCCACGTTGGCAACACATTCAACGAAAAAGCAATCACCGGAGCTTACAGGAGAGTTAACAACTATTTTAGATCAAAAAATCTTCCAATAAGGCTTGTTTATCTTGGGAAGCTTGAATTGGGCCCCGGATATCTCGTTAACATCCACACGGACGGCGGGAGCATTAAAGGGTACCCCCTGGAGGGAATTACCGAACTTTTGCATGCGAAACTTATACATGCCCAAGAAGAGCTTTTTGAGAAGAAGAAGGCAAGGGCAGAAAAGAACAATGGTTCCGAAGAGGAGGTTACCATGAACAAGATATTCGGAATAGTGAATTTCCCCATAGTCTCGAGAAATCCCTACTTGGATTTTTATGAGAAATTTTTGGGGATTCAGCAGGATTTCCACGAACTGAAAGTCATGGTTCTTTCGATAAAACCTTTTGAGTCTGAAAACAAGAAACTTTTTGAGGATAGACTCTTCAAAGGGATTTTACATGAAATTGGCCATGCCTTTGGGTTGAATCACTGTCAGGAGGACTGCGTCATGAACCCCCCAAAGGTCATTGCCGAATGGGACTTAAGAAGAGAAGACTTCTGTGAAAAGTGCTTTTTGGAGTTGAAAGGAAATGTTAAAGGAGAAAAGGATTAG